Part of the Longimicrobium sp. genome is shown below.
TCCGCGAGCCCATGCGGTACGCGCTCGCCACGCCGGGGAAGCGCCTGCGCCCCATCCTCTGCGCCGCCGCGTGGCGCGCGGTGCGGGGGGATGACGCGCCGGACGCCGTGTACCGTCTGGCCTGTGCGGTGGAGGTCGTGCACACCTACTCGCTGGTGCACGACGACCTGCCGTGCATGGACGACGACGCGCTCCGCCGCGGCCGCCCCACCGTGCACACCGTCTACGGCAACACGCGCGCGATGCTGGCCGGCGCCGCGCTGATCCCCGCCGCCGCGCGCGTTCTGGACGTCGCCGCGCGCTCGTTGGGGCTGGATGCGGAGGTGCGGCGCGCGCTGGTGCTGGAGCTCTGCCGCGCCGGCGGCGCCGAAGGGATGGTGGGCGGCCAGCTGATGGACCTGGCCGGCGAGGCGCGGCGGCTGGACGCCCGCGCGCTCGAGGACATCCACCGCCGCAAGACGGGCGCGCTGCTGGCGGCCTCGCTCTGCCTGGGCGGCCTGGCCGCGGGGGCGGACGAGGCGGCGCTCGCCGCGCTGTCGACGTACGGCGGCGACCTGGGCCTCGCCTTCCAGATCGTCGACGACGTGCTCGACGTCACCGGCGACGCGGCGGCGCTGGGGAAAACGGCGGGGAAGGACGAGTCCGCCGGGAAGACCACCTACCCGTCCCTTTTCGGCCTCACAGGCTCCAAATCTCTCGCCGCCGCGTTCATCTCCGACGCGATCGTGGCCCTCCACGCCGCCGGCATCCGCTCCGAGGAGCTGGAAGCGCTTGCGCGGTATGTAGTTGAGCGCACGCACTGAATCGCCCCGCCCCTCCCGATCTCCCATTTCCCACCCACGTAAAAGCGGCCACAGAAGCATCTTGAATGCTCACTCCGTATCGATAAGCGTTCATGGCGAGAGGAATGCTGATCCTGTGCGGACGTGATCATGTGGCGACGCAAGCAGCAGGAAGAGATTCCGGATGACTGGGTCTCAGAGCCGCTCGACGAGGAAACGATCGCCGCGCTCAAAGCGAGGGGTGCCCGCTTCCCGACTGGCGAGCCGCGGCTTGATGATTTCGAGCCTGTGAAGCAGCGCCCAGCATGGCTGGCATTTCTGCTGCGGCTGATTCGAT
Proteins encoded:
- a CDS encoding farnesyl diphosphate synthase, encoding MTASAVAGFQIEAFLARERDRVNAALAEVTEDAVAGAPPALREPMRYALATPGKRLRPILCAAAWRAVRGDDAPDAVYRLACAVEVVHTYSLVHDDLPCMDDDALRRGRPTVHTVYGNTRAMLAGAALIPAAARVLDVAARSLGLDAEVRRALVLELCRAGGAEGMVGGQLMDLAGEARRLDARALEDIHRRKTGALLAASLCLGGLAAGADEAALAALSTYGGDLGLAFQIVDDVLDVTGDAAALGKTAGKDESAGKTTYPSLFGLTGSKSLAAAFISDAIVALHAAGIRSEELEALARYVVERTH